In one Leptospira fletcheri genomic region, the following are encoded:
- a CDS encoding leucyl aminopeptidase family protein, which produces MKLEKSKIQFSIGKNPSKNFYKIVLVAKDHLPKELETKFPDQIKSFIFAGEPGQSLTDEPDRTIYLGVGEAAKASIRGVAQYFFSFGEKLRKWDGVGLEIKVPRFLTKNLSPTGLVYQIANSVDLGAFPLNVLTKDFKEKKPKFGPVTFLIEDPGAEKAAAQGLEKSKAVSKYVNGCRFISHLPANHFTPEEFVSRSKEIAKENGLKITVFDEPQLKKEKMGGILAVSQGSDKKPKMILLEYHPTKPKTKKKLALIGKGLTFDSGGISIKPAQDMHEMKYDMCGAAAVIHAIGAISELGLGVPVIAAIGVAENMPDAAAVKPGDVYTAHNGLTVEVQNTDAEGRLVLGDVLSYVGKKFKPDYMVDLATLTGAIIISLGHEAAGVMSNSEKLRELIDEASLSSEERTWNLPLWDEYGEDLKSDIADLRNVAGRPGGSLSAGKYLERFVDSGIEWAHIDIAGTAWRKKASGTQIGNGPSGYGVRLLVDLVEKLEKQK; this is translated from the coding sequence ATGAAATTAGAGAAATCCAAGATACAGTTTTCGATCGGAAAAAACCCGTCCAAGAATTTCTATAAAATCGTTCTCGTGGCCAAAGACCACCTGCCCAAGGAACTGGAAACGAAATTCCCAGACCAAATCAAATCCTTTATCTTCGCGGGGGAACCGGGGCAATCTCTGACGGACGAACCGGACCGGACGATTTACCTAGGCGTGGGGGAAGCCGCAAAAGCGAGCATCCGCGGAGTGGCCCAGTACTTCTTTTCCTTCGGAGAAAAACTCCGGAAATGGGATGGGGTAGGATTGGAAATCAAAGTCCCTCGCTTTCTCACAAAAAATCTTTCTCCTACCGGACTTGTTTATCAGATCGCGAATTCCGTGGATCTAGGCGCATTTCCCTTAAACGTACTGACGAAGGACTTTAAGGAAAAGAAACCGAAATTCGGCCCAGTGACCTTCCTCATCGAAGATCCAGGTGCGGAAAAAGCAGCCGCCCAAGGGCTGGAAAAATCCAAGGCGGTGAGCAAGTACGTCAACGGTTGCAGGTTTATCTCCCACCTCCCCGCGAATCATTTCACTCCCGAGGAATTCGTTTCCCGCTCCAAAGAGATCGCGAAGGAAAACGGCCTGAAGATCACCGTCTTTGACGAACCCCAACTGAAGAAGGAAAAAATGGGAGGAATCTTGGCGGTTTCCCAAGGCTCCGACAAAAAACCGAAAATGATCCTTCTGGAATACCATCCGACCAAACCGAAGACGAAAAAGAAACTGGCCTTGATCGGAAAGGGGCTCACCTTCGATTCGGGAGGAATCAGCATCAAACCGGCCCAGGACATGCACGAAATGAAATATGATATGTGCGGAGCCGCTGCGGTCATCCACGCCATCGGAGCCATTTCCGAGCTTGGCTTGGGCGTTCCGGTGATCGCCGCAATCGGTGTCGCGGAAAACATGCCGGACGCAGCCGCGGTAAAACCGGGAGACGTTTATACCGCTCATAACGGTCTGACCGTGGAAGTCCAAAATACGGACGCGGAAGGACGCCTGGTCCTAGGCGACGTGCTCTCCTATGTGGGAAAAAAATTCAAACCGGACTACATGGTGGACTTGGCTACCTTAACCGGAGCCATCATCATTTCCCTCGGTCATGAAGCCGCAGGGGTCATGAGCAACTCCGAAAAACTCCGGGAGCTCATCGACGAAGCGTCTCTTAGTTCCGAGGAAAGAACCTGGAACCTTCCTCTTTGGGACGAATATGGAGAAGACCTCAAAAGCGATATCGCCGACTTGCGAAACGTCGCCGGACGTCCGGGAGGAAGTCTTTCCGCAGGAAAATACCTGGAACGCTTCGTGGATTCCGGAATCGAATGGGCCCATATCGACATAGCCGGAACCGCTTGGAGAAAAAAAGCCTCCGGGACACAAATCGGCAACGGCCCCAGCGGATACGGAGTCCGTTTGCTCGTAGACCTAGTGGAAAAACTAGAAAAACAAAAGTAG